The window TGGAATCGGCGCAGAAGGCCGCGGTCGCCGCCTGCGAACAGGATGCAGGCCATCGCTGCAGCGTGGCGAGCATGTACTACGGCCGCGAGTACTACCTGATCAAGCAGCTCGAACTGAAAGACATCCGCCTGGCGTACGCGCCGCCACGCGCGATCGGCAACTACGGCGACGACATCGACAACTTCATGTGGCCGCGCCACACCGGCGACTTCACGTTCTATCGCGCCTACGTGGGCAAGGACGGCAAGCCGGCGGCGTACAGCAAGGACAACGTGCCGTACGCGCCGCCCGCGCATCTCACCGTGTCCACCGCGCCGGTGAAGGCGGGCGATTTCGCGATGGTCGCCGGCTATCCGGGCACGACCTTCCGCCATCGCGCCGCATCGGAATTCGCCAACCAGATCGAATGGCTGCTGCCGACCCGCGTCGACATCGTTGGCGGCATGATCGAGACCATCGAGGCCGCGACCGCGGGCGACAAGGCCAAGCAAGTGCTCTACGCCTCTACCCTGGCCGGGCAGAAGAACACGCTCAAGCGTGCGCAGGGCGAACTCGATGGCCTTCGTCGCAGCGACGCCGTGCGTGTGCGCGCCGCGGATGAGGCGGCGATGCTGGCCTGGCTGGCGAAGCAGCCGAATGCATCCGCGCTGCAGGCCGACATCCGTGCGATGCAGGCGCAGTTGGACGCGGGGCAGGCCACTCGCGACCGCGATTTCCTGTTGCCGCTGCTGCGCCCGGGGCTGCTCGGTTCCGCGGTGACCTTGCGCCGACTGGCGATGGAGCGCGGCAAACCGGATGCGCAGCGCGAGTCCGGTTTCCAGCTGCGCGACGAGGTGCTGATCGAAGGCGGCATGAAGCAGTTGCAGCGCCGCTACGATCCGGAGGTCGAGAAGGCCACCTTGCGCTATGCGCTGAAGCGCTATTACGCGTTGCCGGCGGCGCAGCGCATTGCCGAGTTCGATGCGGCGTTCGGCGCCAGTGAAGCGATCGCAAGCAGCAGCCTCGATGCGATCTACCACGCGACGAAGCTTGGCGTCGAAGCCGATCGCCTGGCATTGATGAAGGCGGCCCCCGACGCCGTGTTGGCATCCAGCGATCCGCTGATGAAGCTGGCGGCCGCGTTGCAGCCGGCGTTGTTGCGGCTGGAGGAAGAAGGCAAGCGGCGCAGCGGCGAACTGATGCGCTTGCGTCCCGCCTACATGCAGGCACTGATCGGCTATCGCAATTCGCAGGGCAGGGCGGTGTATCCGGATGCGAACTCCACCCTCCGCGTGAGCTACGGCAAGGTCAGTCCGCTCAGCCCGCGTGACGGCATGGACTATCGACCGCTGACCACGGTCGCCGGCATCGTCGAGAAGAACACCGGCATCGAACCCTTCGATGCGCCCAAGCCGCTGCTCGACGCCATCGCCAAGGGCGACTTCGGCAGCACCGTCGATCCCACGCTGAAGACGCAAACCGTCGACTTCATGACCAACCTCGACACCACCGGCGGCAACTCCGGTTCGCCGGTGCTGGATGCCGAAGGCAAGCTGATCGGCCTGAACTTCGACAGCAACTGGGAAGCGGTGAGCGCAAGCTGGATGTTCGATCCGCGTTACAAGCGCGCGATCCATGTCGACATGCGCTATCTGCGCTGGTTGCTGGCCAAGGTGTATCCGGCACCGCACCTGCTCAAGGAAATGAACCTGCCGGCCGAGTGAGACGACTGCCGGGCCGGCACTCACGCAAGAAACACCGAACGCAACAACCGACGCACACTGCAAGGGAACGACAAATGCGCAAGACGATGCTGGCCACGGGAATCGCCGTGGCAACGATGGGAATGGCGGCGTTCTCCGCGAATGCGGACGAGGGCATGTGGGTACCGCAGCAGTTGCCGGAGATCGCCGGGCCGCTGAAGCAGGCCGGCCTGAAGCTGGACCCGAAGCAACTGGCCGACCTCACCGGCGACCCGATGGGCGCGGTGGTGTCGCTGGGCGGCTGCACGGCGAGCTTCGTGTCCCCGCAGGGCCTGGTGGTGACCAACCACCACTGCGCCGCGGGTGCGATCCAGCTCAACTCCACGGCGGAGAACAACCTGCTCGAAAAGGGCTTCAACGCCGCGACCACCGCGGATGAAGTGTCGGCCGGACCGAATGCGCGCATTTTCGTGCTGGACGAGATCACCGACGTCACCGACCAGGTGAAGGCCGCGATTGCCGCTGCGCCCGGCCCGCTGGAGCGCACCAAGGCGGTCGATGACCTGGAGAAGCAACTGGTCGCCGCCTGCGAGGCCGATGCCGGACATCGCTGCCACCTCTACAGCTTCATGGGCGGCAACACCTATCGCCTGTTCAAGAACATCGAGATCAAGGACGTGCGCCTGGCGTATGCCCCCCGGGCAGCGTGGGCAACTACGGCGGCGAGATCGACAACTGGATGTGGCCGCGCCACACCGGCGACTTCTCGTTCTACCGCGCCTACGTGGGCAAGGACGGCAAGCCTGCCGCCTTCAGCAAGGACAATGTGCCGTTCGTGCCGAAGCGCTGGCTGCAGATCGCCGACCAGCCGCTGCGCGAGGGCGACTTCGTGATGGTGGCCGGCTATCCGGGCAGCACCGCGCGCTACGCGCTGGCCGCCGATTTCGACGCCACCAGCACCTGGACCTATCCGACCATCAGCAGGCGCTTCAAGGAATTGGTGGCGATGGTGGAAGCCGCCGGCGCCAAGAACCCCGACATCGCGGTCAGGTACGCCGCCTCGGTGCAGGGTTGGGGGAACACGCTCAAGAACTACGACGGCCAGATGGAAGGCTTCAAGCGCATGGGCGCGTCCGCCATCAAGCGCGAGCGCGAGCAGGCGGTGCTTGACTGGCTGAAGTCGCGTGGTGCCGATGGCGCGCAGGCGCTGGCCGCGCACGAAACGCTGGTGAAGCTGGGCGACGACGCGCGCAAGACCCGCGAGCGCGATTCGGTGATCGGCAATGTCGGTGGCGCGCTGGGCGGCAGTGCGCTGACCCTGTATCGCCTGTCGGTGGAGCGCGAGAAGCCGGATGCCCAGCGCGAATCCGGTTTCCAGCAGCGTGACCTGCCCGGCATCGAGGGCGGCATCAAGCAGATGGAGCGCCGCTATGTGGCGGAGATGGATCGGCAGATCCAGCGCTACTGGCTGATGCAGTACATCGCGCTGCCGGCCGACCAGCGCATCGCCGCGATCGACGCATGGATCGGCGGCAACGATGCCAAGGCCGTCGATGCCGCGCTGGATCGCCTCAACACCAGCAAGCTGGGTAGCCTGGACGAGCGCATGAAGTGGCTGTCGGCCGACCGCA of the Thermomonas carbonis genome contains:
- a CDS encoding S46 family peptidase, with amino-acid sequence MWMPSQLPQLAKELQAAGFKGDPADLANLTRHPMSAVVSLGGCTASFVSPQGLVVTNHHCALGAIQLNSTAERNLIQDGFIAATMADEPSAGPAARIWVTVGFDQVTDRILADAKGKTGRAYFDAVESAQKAAVAACEQDAGHRCSVASMYYGREYYLIKQLELKDIRLAYAPPRAIGNYGDDIDNFMWPRHTGDFTFYRAYVGKDGKPAAYSKDNVPYAPPAHLTVSTAPVKAGDFAMVAGYPGTTFRHRAASEFANQIEWLLPTRVDIVGGMIETIEAATAGDKAKQVLYASTLAGQKNTLKRAQGELDGLRRSDAVRVRAADEAAMLAWLAKQPNASALQADIRAMQAQLDAGQATRDRDFLLPLLRPGLLGSAVTLRRLAMERGKPDAQRESGFQLRDEVLIEGGMKQLQRRYDPEVEKATLRYALKRYYALPAAQRIAEFDAAFGASEAIASSSLDAIYHATKLGVEADRLALMKAAPDAVLASSDPLMKLAAALQPALLRLEEEGKRRSGELMRLRPAYMQALIGYRNSQGRAVYPDANSTLRVSYGKVSPLSPRDGMDYRPLTTVAGIVEKNTGIEPFDAPKPLLDAIAKGDFGSTVDPTLKTQTVDFMTNLDTTGGNSGSPVLDAEGKLIGLNFDSNWEAVSASWMFDPRYKRAIHVDMRYLRWLLAKVYPAPHLLKEMNLPAE